One stretch of Pseudobdellovibrionaceae bacterium DNA includes these proteins:
- the dnaB gene encoding replicative DNA helicase, translating into MTKEKQAPHNIEAEIAVLGGIMLDPNAWTDIQHLLKAGSFYKPSHQKIFTAMEKLSYKNEPIDLVTLSNLLTNSNQLELIGGHAYLSSIIDNTHSTSYLSQYANIVAEKAKLRQLINICGDISHDAYSENFEEYPTFIDKVESDIFSVTENKSHSQQLTEPSVVVKSSVALLEKLYSNPGQISGISSGFEALDTMTSGFHENELIIIAARPSMGKTALGLNIALHAALREKKKVAFFSVEMSKEALMMRLLSNLAEIHAAKMRTGKLSDSDWTKLIDAAAKLSETSLFLDDSSMLTPLDVRAKVRRMKKKQGLDLIVVDYLQLMTAGKKVESREREVSEISRLLKAVAKELNIPVVALAQLNRGVEGRSDRRPILSDLRESGSIEQDADLIMMLYRESYYEPDKVELKNKAEIIITKQRSGPTGYVNLAWFPEYGRFTNPVTEIAPSPAKQTTSNTRFSQSASVKNWAPK; encoded by the coding sequence AAAAGAAAAACAAGCCCCTCATAATATAGAAGCCGAAATTGCTGTTTTGGGTGGCATTATGCTCGACCCCAATGCTTGGACAGACATACAGCACCTTTTAAAAGCCGGTAGTTTTTATAAACCTTCCCATCAAAAAATTTTTACCGCTATGGAAAAGCTCAGCTACAAAAACGAGCCCATTGATTTAGTAACCTTATCCAATTTATTAACTAATAGTAATCAGCTAGAGTTAATTGGAGGGCACGCTTACCTAAGTAGCATTATCGACAACACTCACTCCACTAGTTATTTATCACAATACGCAAATATTGTGGCAGAAAAAGCAAAGCTTAGACAATTGATTAATATTTGTGGCGATATTAGCCACGACGCTTACTCAGAAAACTTTGAAGAGTACCCTACTTTTATCGACAAGGTGGAGTCTGATATTTTTTCTGTTACCGAAAATAAAAGCCATTCCCAACAACTAACAGAACCTAGTGTTGTAGTTAAATCCAGCGTGGCCTTGTTAGAAAAGCTATACTCCAACCCGGGACAAATCAGCGGAATATCTTCTGGATTTGAAGCCTTAGATACTATGACCTCGGGCTTTCACGAAAACGAATTAATAATTATTGCAGCCCGCCCGTCTATGGGGAAAACGGCATTGGGGTTAAACATTGCCCTGCATGCTGCTTTAAGAGAAAAGAAAAAAGTCGCCTTTTTTTCTGTGGAGATGTCTAAAGAAGCATTAATGATGCGGTTACTTTCTAACCTTGCCGAAATTCATGCAGCAAAAATGCGTACAGGAAAACTTTCTGATTCAGATTGGACTAAATTAATTGATGCCGCCGCCAAACTTAGTGAAACTTCTTTATTTTTAGATGACTCCTCTATGCTAACTCCCTTAGATGTTCGCGCAAAAGTGCGGCGAATGAAAAAGAAACAAGGTTTAGATTTGATTGTAGTAGATTATCTTCAGCTTATGACTGCTGGAAAAAAGGTAGAGAGCCGAGAACGAGAAGTTTCAGAAATTTCTAGACTACTTAAAGCGGTAGCTAAAGAACTAAATATCCCTGTAGTTGCCTTAGCTCAGCTAAATCGTGGAGTGGAAGGGCGATCTGATCGCAGACCAATTTTATCCGACTTAAGAGAGTCTGGTTCCATAGAGCAAGATGCCGATTTAATTATGATGCTTTACCGTGAATCTTATTACGAACCTGACAAAGTAGAGTTAAAAAATAAAGCAGAAATTATTATTACCAAACAAAGAAGTGGTCCAACAGGATATGTAAACTTAGCTTGGTTTCCAGAATACGGGCGATTTACTAACCCTGTTACAGAGATTGCTCCTAGCCCCGCAAAACAAACGACTTCTAACACCCGTTTTTCTCAAAGTGCTTCTGTAAAAAACTGGGCTCCCAAGTAA
- the rplI gene encoding 50S ribosomal protein L9 — MKVFLKADVKNVGKVGEIINVKAGYARNYLIPNNFAQVATEKNTKEWAYLQQVATSKQKKAFVEREKVLAKLKEVSLSFSHEAKSNGELFGSITMHNILSALEEKGFSLDRRDLLLEAPIKNTGKIQLKINLAKGLDTEITVTVTPLKSTAAAPVHSEKTIQEIEAEEAEDEAE, encoded by the coding sequence ATGAAGGTATTTTTAAAGGCAGATGTAAAAAATGTGGGAAAAGTTGGTGAAATTATTAATGTAAAGGCGGGCTATGCTCGTAACTACTTAATTCCTAATAATTTTGCACAAGTTGCTACAGAAAAAAATACTAAAGAATGGGCTTATTTACAGCAAGTGGCCACCTCTAAACAAAAAAAAGCTTTTGTAGAGCGAGAAAAAGTATTAGCCAAGCTAAAAGAAGTATCGTTGTCTTTTTCTCACGAAGCGAAAAGCAATGGCGAACTATTTGGATCCATTACTATGCATAACATCCTTTCTGCTTTAGAAGAAAAGGGTTTTTCTTTAGACAGGCGCGATCTTTTATTAGAAGCACCTATTAAAAATACAGGTAAAATTCAGTTAAAAATTAATTTAGCCAAGGGTTTAGATACAGAGATTACTGTTACAGTAACTCCATTAAAAAGTACTGCCGCAGCCCCTGTGCATAGTGAAAAAACCATTCAAGAAATAGAAGCCGAAGAAGCCGAAGACGAAGCAGAGTAA